One Prosthecobacter sp. SYSU 5D2 genomic window carries:
- a CDS encoding thioredoxin family protein, with protein MRFFFLLLAGAVWTASLSAAPRDWTNTEGKTVSATFVEAVVDAAGEVTGTKVRLASGQIFTLELNKLSETDREFVATAHQEKQEAEKKARLASRRAKWTEDWEKAKQESEQTGLPILLLMTGSDWCGYCVRLKDNVFEDRAFQKFANENVVLMKADFPRAAQSKSLKEQNAKLKTDFPFGGYPTVKLVKDGREIATFGGYGGDTPEEYIEKLSAKLR; from the coding sequence ATGAGATTCTTTTTCCTGCTTCTGGCCGGTGCAGTCTGGACTGCATCCCTCTCAGCCGCCCCGCGTGATTGGACAAATACGGAGGGCAAGACTGTCAGCGCCACTTTTGTGGAAGCCGTCGTGGATGCGGCAGGTGAAGTCACCGGGACCAAGGTGCGCCTGGCCAGCGGACAGATTTTTACTTTGGAACTCAACAAGCTGTCCGAGACCGATCGCGAATTCGTCGCCACCGCGCATCAGGAGAAACAGGAAGCCGAGAAAAAAGCCCGGCTGGCCAGCCGTCGTGCGAAGTGGACGGAAGACTGGGAAAAGGCCAAACAGGAATCTGAGCAGACAGGGTTGCCCATCCTTCTGCTGATGACAGGGTCCGACTGGTGTGGCTATTGCGTGAGGCTTAAGGACAATGTTTTTGAAGACAGAGCCTTCCAAAAATTTGCCAATGAAAATGTGGTGCTGATGAAGGCCGATTTCCCGCGCGCAGCCCAGTCCAAGTCCCTGAAAGAGCAGAATGCAAAATTGAAAACGGATTTTCCCTTTGGCGGATATCCCACGGTAAAGCTGGTCAAAGACGGGCGGGAGATCGCCACCTTTGGCGGTTACGGCGGAGACACGCCGGAGGAGTACATCGAAAAACTCTCTGCAAAGCTGCGCTGA